The genomic interval CTCATACACATTGGCCATTTCTTGCATGCGAATCACATCAGACATGACAGGTGCTGCCTCAACCAATATCAAGGGAGCTAGGATAGCTGAATGACACTTAGATGCTAGTTTAGCGGCCTCATCAACAGCGTTATTACCCTGAATTATGTAGTTGTTGCCTTTCCTATGTGCCTGACATTTAATGATAGCTACCTGGCGTGGGAGCAACAGCGAACCCATCAGATCTTGGATGTGCTCATGATGCAGAATCGGTGAGCCATCAGTTTTCTTAAAGCCCCTTTGCTTCCACACAGCCCCAAATAGATGGCATACCCCGTGTGCATAAGCAGagtctgtgtaaatgttagCTACTTTACCCTCCCCTTCTCTGCATGCAGCTGTCAACGCTTTGAGTTCAGCTAGTTGAGCAGAACACGGTTGCGGACAGGTTTGACTTACGATCGTGTGAAATTGACCCtgagagtccatcctgaccacAGCAAATCCTGCGTGATTGCCGTCTATGTCTCTGTAACAGGAACCATCCACAAATAACTCTTCCTCTGCCCCCGGAatggggagtgagagaaggTCGGGTCGAAGTCTGGTAAAGGTTAATGACTCGGCCACACAGTCATGAGGCTCTCCCTCAAATTCCAGGGGAATTCTTTCTGCTGGATTTACAGTGGTGCATTTCTTAATGGTGATGTCAGGGTAAGTCAACAAAGGCAAGTAGTCAAGAAGTCTAGCATTAGTCAATACAAACTTTCCATGCTCTATCAGCTCCGTTACTTTATGATGGGTGTGAATAATTACTGGGTAGCCCATGGTGATGGTGGATGCTTTGTCATATGCATATTGAACCGCTGCAAGACCTTGATAGCAGGGTGGATACCCTTGTGCTACTGAGTCAAGTTTCGTGCTGTAATACGCTATGGGTTGTTTCCTCCTGCCACTACACGTGTCCTGCATTAATACTGCTGAAGCGTATCCCTCGGCCCTGTTGGCAACATACAACAAGAATGGTTTCGTGTAGTCAGGTGTTCCTAGAGCGGGAGCAGACTGCATATCCTGTTTAATGGTTTCAAAAGCTGCCAAAGCATCACAGTTCCAGTGCAACTTGGCACTGAGCTGCTGCTGTCCCACCTCTTTCAGAAGCCCCCTGAGAGGAGAAACCTTAAGGGCATAGTCCTCTATCCAATCAGAACTGAACCCTGTCATTCCTAAGAATGTCATCATTTGACTCACTGTTTGGGGAAGTGGTGCACTACTCAGTCCTTCTAACTGAGTTGGGGAGATGGCTTTTGTCTGGTGAGCGATGGTTCTTCCCAGATATTCAACTTCTGTCTGACAATATTGGAGCTTCTTTCGTGACACTTTGTGACCCCCCTCAGCTAATCTTTGCAACACCTTTATGGAATCTGCATGGCATTGTTCCAAGGTGGGAGCACATATCAGTAGGTCATCGACATACTGAAGTAGTGTTCCCTCCAGGACAAGCTCCTCTAAGTCTGCTTTGAGGACCTGATTGAAAATGTGTGGGGAGTGTTTAAACCCTTGTGGCAGTCTCGTATATCTATATTGCCTACCACCATAGGTGAAAGCAAACAAATGTCTACACTCTACTGCCAAAGGAACGCTGAAGAAGGCGCCACATAAATCTATAACGCTGAAAAACTTAGCCTCCGGAGGGATGTTGGTTAGTAGTGTGTGGGGGTTCAGGACCTCAGCTAAGCAGTCTTCCACTATGTCATTAATGGGCCGTAGATCATGAACCAGTCTCCACTTCTGCTTATCTGCTTTTAGAACAGGGAACAAAGGTGTGTTACAATCGCTAACTGTTTCCTCGAGCACGTCTGCCTCTGCTAGACCCTCAATGGTGGGCTCAATACCTGCCACCGCATCTGGTTTCATGTGATACTGCCTTTTCCATACTGGCTTAGCCCCTGGCTTTACTTTAATAAATACAGGGCTAGCTGACTTAACAAGTCCTACATCTGTGTCATGTTGAGACCACAACTGTTCTGGAACTATCCGCTCCATCCCTTCCCGTAACTGTTCCTGCCTGTCTGCCGCTTTCCCCATCTGCACTTGCTGACCTGTACCAACTTCAACTTCCTGAGGCTCTCCAACAATATCTGCAAAACAAAGGATTTTAATGAGATCATTTTCAGGAGAGCGAAAGATTAGAGGATTGTCTGTTTTAACCCATGCAACTTGCGTTGCCCGCTTCATCATCGGGCCCAGATCTTTGGCTTTGAACCCATCGTTTATCAACAGAGTGACATGGGGGACTGATCCGGGTACATCAAACCAGTCAGTTATCAAGGTCGAACCTTCAGCATCTGATACTTCCATAGCTGCACCCTGTCTGCCAATGACAAAGTATTGAGACTTAGTGTGAGCTGGCTTACCGTTTACAGTATCCAACCACAACTGCTCAAAAATGCGCTCCTGATAAGGATCATATTTCAGCGTGCAGTGGTAGGCTAATGTTGGTAATCTGGCCCGTGGTAATTGTGCTTCAATGTAGGAACCCCATTTAACAGTGACTTCTCTAACAGCGCTTTCTATGTTCCCAATCCAGTACACATTAGCCAGTGGTGCCTGGTGAAGTGACATCTGAGTTTTGATCCCTATGTTATCTATGATTATTCCATCAGGTGAACACTGAATTTGTAGCCCCAACCTGCACAGGGCGTCCCTACCTAATAAGTTTACAGGAGTATGTTCCGCTATCAAAATAGGAATTTCTATCGAGCGTCCGCTCGTGGCTAGTTTGACTGGGGTTGTCATGGGTATAAGCTGCGCTTGTCCCGAGAATCCTATTGTCTTAGCATATTTTCCTGACCTGGGGAGATGAGAGGCATAATTTGGACTTATACAAGTGTAAGTAGCTCCAGTGTCTACCATCATTGGTGTGTCTCTATCATTAATATGAACCTGCAGCATCGGTTCCTCGTCAGCCTGTGATGTTAATACTACAAGCTGACCCTCCCCCGTAGGACTCTCTGGGCCTCCTCAGTATCGCTGGTTCGGTCCTGCATAAGGATTTACGGGACCTCGGTTGGGTGGGCCTGACTGTTGCTGCCACATCCTTGGGGCCTGGTTGCCCCCCTGCCAACCTTGACCGCTAGCGGCCGGGTTAAATGCAGTGGCTTCCCATGGATTCTGTGGACAGAATCGTCTAATATGCCCCTCCTGGTTACATCCCCAACAGGCTCCCCTCGGGGCTCCTGGCCCACTCAAATTCTGAGGTGGATATCTTCCGTTATTCTGAGGTTGATACCCTCCTCTATTCTGGTATTGTTTTGGGGGCTGTGAGTACACATTTGCTACTGGGTTTTGGGGAGGTACATACATAGCCTGTGGCTGTTGTGCTGGGTGTTGACCTCCCTGGAGGACAGGCGCCATTGCGTATTCCTCAGGTGGGGTCTCTGTAGTAACCGGGGCCTGggactttttcctttttgtcagGTCATCAAGCTGTAATTGGGTGAGTTTTCTCTGAATGTCTTTCCCCTGTTCAGCcaatttcttttcattttgtctgtaTCTGTCAACAGCATGAACGAAATGGTCTCTGAACTCTTTGTGAGTCTTGGAAGTGGTCAGCCCCACAGCATCCTCCAGCTTGGTTCTTATGGGAGTCGGCATAGCTTCCACCAATGCTTTCCTGAACATATGAGACACAAGTTTGTCAGTTTCTGGGTCATGCTCAGTTTCCATTCTCCACTTATCTGCCTGCTTCTGTAGGTATTCAGCaggactgtctgtgtctcccaATGGAGCCCCTCTCAAAACATCAGTGTCCACCACAGCAGGGAACTCGTCCCTCAGGGCCTTCCACAATAAATGTCTGTAGGGATCAAAGGATCGTCCATCTCCGACAACACTCCCGATTGTCCATGCCATGCCACCCTCTTTGAGCACCGCCTCCGCTTTGGTCGTACCCAGCACTCTGACCAACAAAGCCTTAATGTCCCCCGCTGCCAGTATTTTGCCCGTAGTCAATTCTTCTAGTGTTCTAATCCATTTTCCCGCCCCATTATGGAGATTAGGCAATTTCACAACTAGCCCCTCCATGTCCTGAGTTGGCCATGGTACATAATGATGTTGATGCCCTTTGACTAAGATAGGTGCCATGTTGGTGTATTGTCTGGGTGTCCTCAATGAGTGTGTGCTTCTTAGTCTACCCTCTGGCTCCCTACCGTAAGGGCTGGGAGCAGCTGCAGCCCCCCCATATTCTCCCTCATACTGCCCCTGTTCCTCTTCTGCCTGACTGTCTGAGTCACCCTGTGGATCTGACTCCTCCCATTGTGACTCCCTGAGTTGCTCTACTAGTTCGTCAAGTCTGCGTTCACAACTTTTGGCCTTGTTTTCCACTTGAATGGGAGGCTTTCCCTTAGGCCGCCTGCTCTTCCCTAAAGTGAAGGAGGAAGACGCCAGAGGCCTGTCCCTTTCCATCTCAACATCCCCCTTAATTGTCACTACCCCTGACACCAAAGGGCATTGTGCACCCTTATAGGGTGGGGGCTCATCAACCCATTTAACTTTTCTTGCTGTCTCTTCCTCGTCTTTCTGTAACATACGCCGGGCCTGAGCCAAACTGGCTAAATGACCCCTTCCTAtttccagaaacattttcataaccTCCTGTTCCTTTTCACGTTTAAGTTTGCGTTTGTCGCTCTGATCGTTAACCTTATAATATGTAATCAAACTTTCCATTTGTTCACACAGGGCCACATCAAAGGTTCCGTCTTTGGGCCACTTAGTCATCAACTTTTTAGTTCGCTTTTCTAGTGTTTTAGATACTGCTTTAATTTGTCCCTCACATAACGGGAACCGTTTAGCTAATAGTTGTACGGGTGTAATCGCCATATTTTAGATTAGATGGTTGAATTTTGTTACTATTCTTGTCTAATTCTACTGCTTTCTCGGACCTTTGTCCTGTCTAAGTTTCAGGCTGTTCAGAATTTATCGTCAGCGTGCTCCCAGATGTCTTCCCCGGAGTATTTAACTTTTCTAGGCAGATTGCCAAGTTTTTCCCTTACTCGCTCCTCTTCTGGGTGCAGCTGCTTTCGACTCCCTGACCTGGGTTGTGCTAACAGTACGGGAGTAAGTACCCGTTGATCCGTGAAACTGCCAGCGGATGCTAATGTCCCTAAGACACGGACCTGACCGTGCTTGATGACAGTTCACAAATAAACTCCTGAATAAATGTATCACTACCCGTTTTACTTTTAGAACCACACTTCTTCAGTTGGACTGTATATTTGTCTAATAATGGGCTCGTCTAAATCTGGTTGACTGGACCAGAGTCTAGTTCCTCCCGATGTGATCCAAATTACCTGTACTCCGATTGATTCAGAGTAATCGTGACTTTCTAACAATTGTCTCGTGTTTGTGTGAAACTTCTCAACCACACAGTATTCAAATATCTGGGCCAGGAATAAATGTACAGAAGTGTCGGCGGGtcctgtaaatattttgtggtTTATATCACTGCAAAATTTACGTTTCATGAATATCCTAGAGGTAGTGACCCCCTCATTCATTTCGCTATTCACCAATAGTAGTCACAAAACAATTTCTGAATTACACAGCCAATTACTCAAAAATTACAGCAAATTCGCCAATTGCTCCTTATAACAGCACTCTCTCCGCAAGTATTCAGCCACTCTTGGCTTTTACACCTCTAAGCGCACaacttctctttccttctcacaCTTCGGGCACACTGATCTTTTTAAAGAtctccacactcacacactcggGTACCCTTTCAGACGCTCATCTCTCATACATACATTCGTCATATTTGTTTCACACTTTTTCATACAGAAATCTGTCTTTATCACTCCCAATCTCTCACATACATCTACACAGGCCTTTTCACAAACATATATTAACACAACGCATATATAGATTACTTAACACACAAAACCCTAATCTTTTTCAtacactctcacagacctagTTAACCACTTTAACCAGCTCCGTGTATCTCATTCGTACCCGCACGTGTCTACAGGGTTTCTGTCACTCTCCCGATGGGGGAATGATCCTGCCAGACCGTATCTCTTACACACTTAGGCACCCAACCGCGGGTTTGTCTTACCCCTGCCAGTTGCTGTCAGCACCCACTCCCACAGGCCACCTTACCAGGCAGTGCCTTTTCCACAGACCCTCGCAGGCTGTCGCTGAGGCTACTGTGTCAAGCCGTGAGCTGATCACACACACGCCAACCAGTCGTCACCCCAGCTACCTTACCAAAGTACTCTGTGCGCACCAACCCGCAGGTTTTTAACCTGTGCTGTCTCTCCGGGACAGGCACTCATTCCCAACACCTGCCGGCCCTTTCGTCCGCCCCAGGCGTTCTATCTAATAACAGCCGCCGGTCCTTCTCTCCCGCCCGTCCTTAACTGCACCTGCCGGACCTCTAGTCCGCCCCAGGAATTTTATCTAATAACGACttatttacaatgttataaCATGTGATGAATTGGATCCAAAAGTTCCATGTGCCtttaacaaaactgtattctttCAAGGTTCATTAAATTTGGGAAGaccagtgctagatgtcccacCATAGAGTCATGAGATCtgaattacacaaacattttaactaaaaGCAAAATTGCTTACCTTTGTTGTGGCCACCGTTTGTGTAACTCAGTCCAATTCCTCCCAGGCAGTTCAGTCAGgcacctctgtctctgtccaactCCTGGCTGGCTCGCCAATTATGTCGTGGAAAACCCAAGTCCACAACGAATAAAACAAAGAGCACTTCAACTCagaaacttgtgaatccaatcgactttaatgaaagatcatacaagaatgacagacattaaagccaggtccttctgcagatacaccccctccttactgagctcaggaccgtggcttttatacaaaaacttctacccagaacgccatctgaccatcttTTAGGAGTCCCCTGAGGTGGGGCCCTCTTCCTTGTTCTCTGTATGTTCTTTAATTAAGATGTGCTTACTCTTGACAAACTTATGGTTCATTTTTGGGTCGCCCCTCCAATGAACTCACAACCGTCGTAAATTTTCAGGTTCGCAACTGTCCGTGTGCCGGACATGTACAGAACTTATCCTTTTAGGGAGTCTTCCTGTGGCGACCCCTGGGTCAACATGTACACATGTGCACACCTCATGGTAAGGGCCCGGCTCACTGTTCAACTGCGTGGGTGGGTGGAATATGTCACGTGGGAGGTTGCTGCCGGTATGTCTGGGCTTTACATTGGTAACCTTTCTTAGGCAGCAGTGTATTAGAAGCTTGAACTTAAACAtgtataatgatatattcataaacttaaacttaaacatgtataatgatatattcataaacttaaacttaaacatgtataatgatatattcataaacttaaacttaaacatgcataatgatatattcataattcgTGGGATTATAAGCGAATAGATAGAAATTCTCTCACATATCCCCCCTTAGTGGCTTCATTAAGCCACTTAAATTTGGGCCTAAGACCGTCAGATGAGGAGGAGTATCTCAGTATCCATGTGGgagttgaaatcaactcaaaCATTTTATCACCTAACTCCTTGTCGCCTGTCGGCCCCAGAAGCTGGGAGCCAAACCTCTTCCCCTCCATTTGACTGAGTGGAAGTAAAAGACTCACCAACCTTTCCAATCTATgggatatgggtgtgtgtaagcGTGTGCAGGTTTCTTTGTTAGCCTTAGCAAAATGTGGTGTTTCAATTGAGTATAAAGATAAGCAAAGCAAATATATGAACTAGCCTAGGATTATATATGAATAATTGTTGAAACAAGATAGATCAAATATTCCGTATCACATGAGGTAGAATGACCTGAGATGATAACAGAGAACAGACAGtatcatacaaataaaaattacaggagAAATACAAACAGATGGAAAATATATAAAGGTTTGCGTCTCCCTTAATACTCTTTAGTCCGCGGTCCCAACATCGACCTTATTAGGGGTCAATCCCATTAAAAGATCAATATCCAACGGTGCACAGTCCTTTCCGGCACACAGGGGACAGTCCCCTCTTTGGCAAAGAGCACAGTTGTAGGGCTCAGGATGATGATAGTGTCCTTCCTTAGCAGGGCATTCTTTGCTGCAGTACTGGCAACTGTCCATTCTATATGGGCATGGATAGTGTCTGCGTGATGTCTTGTCATAAAGGGCATGGCTCCCCGGAGGATCAGAGGAGTTGCTCTTGTTCACTTTATCCACGTCAACATAGACCTCTCCCATTTCTTCATACAACTGGTTCACGAAGGCCTCCATCACGGAAATATTCAGGTTTGGTAGTCCCTTCATTCCTGCAAGAGAAGAAGAAGGACAGTGCCGCCTTGCGACGGGGTCAGTTGGCTGCTCGTACAATGGTTCACCGCTCATGTCACAAGGTGCTCCATTTACGTTAACATACTGTTCAGGATGTCCAGCACGAGGGTTGACCAATGGACTGTTTGAGTCTGAATCTGAGTCGTGAGTTCCCTGCAGCAGCATTTGAGTGTTCACAGTCCGGGTCAGGTATATTTTGAGGAGAGGGACGACACAGCATGAGCCTAATGCGAGTAAAACCAACACTATCACCATAACTATTCCTGCTTTAGTGAGGATAGCTCCCCATCTGCCGAAAGAATTTTCTAACCAATCCCAAGCATGAGCGTCTCTACCTGCATTATCTTTAACTTCCTGTCTCAATCGTTTTAGCTTAACCATGGCCTGAGTGAAAGTGCCATCTGGTGCCGTATTGTTAGGAATAAAAGTACAACACTGTTCCCCAAACATAATACAGACTCCGCCCCTTTCTGCTAGGATCCAATCTAAAGCCTGCCTATTCTGCCATGCCATTTTACTCGTAGCACGCAACTGCTCACCTAGGGCAGTCAGGGCTGCATCGGTATAATTAATGAACCTTTGCTGattgtaataaatgtaattaatccATTCCGTATTCTTATTCGGTGTTATCCATAAGAATATGGATTCAAGCCCTGAGGTGGTCTCACTTCCACCACGCTATCGGGTAGCTTTTGGTGCCGTCTGGGAATCTAGCAATGGTTAGTTGAAGAGACAACTGGTGTTCGTTATTATGTTGTACAGTTTGTTAATGTAGACTGTGATTTCTACGTCTGCAATTACCAGACGGTGGGGCAATATCCCCGCTAACAATGCTGCTGTACATACCTCATTCCTCCTGTCAAGGTCTGTGTCGGGGCTACTAGAgtcagaaataaatgaaattttGTTAGTCAAAGTCGGTGAGACCAGCAGTAAGGTGTTGTCTCCTACTGGTGTCGGGCGGGCGTGGCCCCCCTTAGGTCTCTTCTGTGGTGGCACCAATTGCAGGATCTGCTCCGTTGTGGTTTGTACATTCTCCCCTGGAATCTGTAACACAGACCATAGCCCCAGAGCTGTCAACAGCAGACTGAGCATGAGCATTCTCCACTCCCACGTCTGGTTTCTCCCTGCTGGGCTCAGACTTCTCCGGCTGAGGTACCAGTTCCTCTGGTGCTGAGGGTGCCACGCCTTCCCCCTCTTGGCTTTCACTCCCGCCTGGAAGATCAGCATTCTCATCCTCCTCATGTTGTCCCACTCCTTGTGGAACCTTGGTGCAGTGGTTGAGGTGATACCAGGTGTCGCTGCCCTCTACGCGTACTGCTGTCGTCGTGGCCTGGGTCACTCTGTAGGGGCCTTCTCTCCTTGGCTCGTTCCACCTCCTCCTGCAGACCTTGATGTAGACCTGGTCTCCTGGAACCACCGCCCTTGGCTGATCGTCCTCGGGCTCCGGGACCCGCGCCTTTTCCTGTTTGTGAATGAGCTCATGTATAGTAGTTAGTTGTCTGATATATTCTCTGAATTCCAGTTCCAACTGCTCCAGCGGAGGCCCTTCATGGGGGCCTCGAAGCACAGGCACTGGCATGGGTCGACCCGTAAGCATTTCATGCGGTGTTAGATGCGTGGTTCTGTTAGCTTCCATGCGACAACTCATTAGTGCTATTGGTAGAGCATCAACCCAATTCAAACCTGTACTGGCACAAATTTTACTGATCTTGGCCTTCAGAGTGCCATTTGCTCTTTCTACCATTCCCTGGGACTGGGGGTGGTAGACACAACCTAGCCTCTGCTTGATGTTAAGATGTTGAATCACCTGTTTCAATGTTCTCTGAATAAAAGCTGACCCATTGTCAGAACTGATTTCTGTTGGTATACCAAATCTGGGCATCACCTCCCTTGTCAGGAACTTTATTACCGTTCCTGCTCCCTGGTCCTTCGAGGGAGTTGCTTCTATCCATCTGCTGAACCTGTCAATTACCACCAGCATGTACCGTTTTCCATAGATTGGTCTGATCATATCCACATAGTCCATGACTAAATGTCTAAACGGTCCTTCAGGTGTAGGAATGTGACCCAATGGCGTCACCATTCCCTTccttatattattttttgtacaTACTGCACACTCTGCGAGGGCCACATCTACCGTTGCCTGCATGTATGGTGACCAAAACCCCTGGCGG from Esox lucius isolate fEsoLuc1 chromosome 24, fEsoLuc1.pri, whole genome shotgun sequence carries:
- the LOC117593883 gene encoding uncharacterized protein LOC117593883, whose translation is MLQVHINDRDTPMMVDTGATYTCISPNYASHLPRSGKYAKTIGFSGQAQLIPMTTPVKLATSGRSIEIPILIAEHTPVNLLGRDALCRLGLQIQCSPDGIIIDNIGIKTQMSLHQAPLANVYWIGNIESAVREVTVKWGSYIEAQLPRARLPTLAYHCTLKYDPYQERIFEQLWLDTVNGKPAHTKSQYFVIGRQGAAMEVSDAEGSTLITDWFDVPGSVPHVTLLINDGFKAKDLGPMMKRATQVAWVKTDNPLIFRSPENDLIKILCFADIVGEPQEVEVGTGQQVQMGKAADRQEQLREGMERIVPEQLWSQHDTDVGLVKSASPVFIKVKPGAKPVWKRQYHMKPDAVAGIEPTIEGLAEADVLEETVSDCNTPLFPVLKADKQKWRLVHDLRPINDIVEDCLAEVLNPHTLLTNIPPEAKFFSVIDLCGAFFSVPLAVECRHLFAFTYGGRQYRYTRLPQGFKHSPHIFNQVLKADLEELVLEGTLLQYVDDLLICAPTLEQCHADSIKVLQRLAEGGHKVSRKKLQYCQTEVEYLGRTIAHQTKAISPTQLEGLSSAPLPQTVSQMMTFLGMTGFSSDWIEDYALKVSPLRGLLKEVGQQQLSAKLHWNCDALAAFETIKQDMQSAPALGTPDYTKPFLLYVANRAEGYASAVLMQDTCSGRRKQPIAYYSTKLDSVAQGYPPCYQGLAAVQYAYDKASTITMGYPVIIHTHHKVTELIEHGKFVLTNARLLDYLPLLTYPDITIKKCTTVNPAERIPLEFEGEPHDCVAESLTFTRLRPDLLSLPIPGAEEELFVDGSCYRDIDGNHAGFAVVRMDSQGQFHTIVSQTCPQPCSAQLAELKALTAACREGEGKVANIYTDSAYAHGVCHLFGAVWKQRGFKKTDGSPILHHEHIQDLMGSLLLPRQVAIIKCQAHRKGNNYIIQGNNAVDEAAKLASKCHSAILAPLILVEAAPVMSDVIRMQEMANVYEKQLWLQRGATTDAAGLWRTHTVPVLRGPHEGPPLEQLELEFREYIRQLTTIHELIHKQEKARVPEPEDDQPRAVVPGDQVYIKVCRRRWNEPRREGPYRVTQATTTAVRVEGSDTWYHLNHCTKVPQGVGQHEEDENADLPGGSESQEGEGVAPSAPEELVPQPEKSEPSREKPDVGVENAHAQSAVDSSGAMGSRGRWLMRLQGSWARWLMQLQGCRGRWLMRLQGSRERSQAKFPM